The proteins below are encoded in one region of Girardinichthys multiradiatus isolate DD_20200921_A chromosome 19, DD_fGirMul_XY1, whole genome shotgun sequence:
- the c9orf72 gene encoding guanine nucleotide exchange factor C9orf72 homolog — protein sequence MSSGCPPQSPAVAKTEVAVEGECPLLAATFAYWDNILGPRVRHIWIPKGDQLMYLSDGEVTFLANHTLNGEILRSAECGAVDVKFFVLAEKGVIIVSLIFDGELKGDKNTCALSIILPQTELAFYLPLHAVCVERLKHVIRKGRIWMQKGYNIISVLSLEIAPIMELLASMKSHGVPEDIDIKDTVLNDDDIGDSCHEGFLHKAISSHLQTCGCSIVVGSNPEKINKIVRTLCIFLTPAERKCSRLCRANSSFKYDTGLFVQGLLKDSTGSFVLPFRQVLYSPYPTTHIDVDINTVKQMPPCHEHTYNQRRYMRSELNALWKTDSEEDIPPEMVIHTDETFTPDLNIFQDVMHEDTLVKSFIDEVFMLKPGLSLRSTYLAQFLLLLHRKALTLLKYIEDETQKGRKPFRSLRNLKMDLDLKVEGDLNIIMALAEKLRAGLHSFVFGKPFYTSVHERDVLMSF from the exons ATGTCTTCTGGCTGTCCACCACAGTCACCGGCTGTAGCAAAGACAGAGGTAGCtgttgaaggagaatgtccgcTACTGGCAGCCACCTTTGCCTACTGGGACAACATCCTGGGCCCACGTGTGCGACACATCTGGATTCCGAAAGGTGATCAGCTGATGTACCTCAGTGATGGCGAGGTCACGTTCCTGGCCAACCACACACTCAATGGAGAGATTCTCCGGAGTGCAGAGTGCGGTGCTGTTGACGTGAAGTTCTTCGTGCTGGCTGAAAAGGGCGTCATCATTGTTTCCTTGATCTTCGACGGCGAGCTTAAGGGGGATAAGAACACGTGCGCCCTGTCCATTATTCTGCCTCAGACAGAGTTGGCCTTCTACCTGCCCCTGCACGCCGTCTGCGTGGAGCGGCTGAAGCACGTCATCCGGAAGGGTCGGATCTGGATGCAGAAG GGCTACAACATCATCTCAGTGCTGAGCTTGGAGATCGCGCCCATCATGGAGCTGCTGGCCTCGATGAAATCACACGGCGTGCCTGAAGATATAGAT ATAAAAGACACCGTGCTAAATGATGATGACATCGGGGACAGCTGCCATGAGGGTTTCCTCCACAA AGCCATCAGCTCTCATCTACAGACGTGTGGCTGCTCAATTGTGGTCGGAAGCAacccagagaaaataaacaag ATTGTCCGGACTCTCTGCATCTTCCTCACTCCAGCTGAGAGGAAATGTTCTCGTCTCTGCAGGGCCAACTCCTCCTTCAAATACGACACGGGTCTGTTTGTTCAGGGCCTTCTCAAG GACTCGACCGGCAGCTTCGTCCTACCGTTCCGTCAGGTGCTCTACTCTCCTTACCCGACCACGCACATTGATGTGGACATCAACACCGTCAAGCAgatgcctccatgccacgaaCACACCTACAACCAGCGGCGCTACATGCGATCCGAGCTGAATGCGCTCTGGAAGACTGACAGCGAAGAGGATATTCCTCCAGAAATGGTGATCCACACTGACGAAACCTTCACTCCCGACCT GAATATCTTCCAAGATGTCATGCATGAGGACACGTTGGTCAAATCTTTTATAGATGAG GTGTTCATGCTGAAGCCGGGTCTGTCCCTGAGGAGCACCTACCTGGCCcagttcctgctgctgctccacaGGAAGGCCCTCACGCTGCTGAAGTACATCGAGGACGAAAC GCAGAAAGGAAGGAAGCCGTTCCGATCTCTTCGGAACCTGAAGATGGACCTGGATCTGAAAGTGGAAGGAGACCTCAACATCATCATGGCGTTGGCAGAGAAGCTGAGGGCGGGGCTTCACTCCTTTGTGTTTGGGAAGCCGTTCTACACCAGCGTGCATGAGCGAGACGTTCTCATGAGCTTCTGA